The sequence GAGCACATGGTCTTCCCTCCGCTTTGGGGAGGCAATGCGGTCTTCTTCTCTACATCCGAGACGGCGAATTGGGTCACGGGTGTGAATATCGAATACACCAAACTGCGCGTGCGTATCGATGATTACGACGAAGAAACCGTACACGCCACTGCGCAGCGCATGCAAGACAAACTGGAGTTGCAGGGCTATCGCGTCGAGTTGTACGACATAACCGATCCGGAAGTGCATTGGAACCAGGACTTGATTGACTCCTCGTTCCTGATCTGGGCGGTTTTGGGCGTGATGTCCCTGGGGCTCAGCGGCTTCCTGATTGTCAATACCATGACTGCGCTCATCACACAACAGGTGTGGCAGATCGGCGTGATGAAATCGGTGGGCGCCACGGCCAATCAGCTCGTGCGCACCTACTTGATGACGGCCTTGATCTACGGTCTCTTGGCCGTGCTGATCGCCGTGCCGCTGGGCGCCGTAGGGGCGAACTGGCTGGCAGTCTTCATGTTGAATCTGCTCAACATCGAACATGCCACATTCCATCTCGATCCAGGGACCGTTACACTGCAGATCCTGATCGGTTTGAGCGTACCGATCCTGGCAGCCTTGATCCCCATCATCAACGGCGTACGCATCACGGCACACAAGGCCATGAGCCGGCACGGTATCGGCAACGGCTTCGGCGACTGCAGATTCGATCGATTCATCGCTCGTGTCCGGCGGGTACCGCGCCCGATGGCGTTGAGCCTGCGGAATACGTTCCGCCGGAAAGCGCGCGTCGCGTTGACCCTGGTAACACTCGTGTTGAGCGGTGTGATGTTCACCATGATCCTCACCATGGACAAATCCTTCGCCGCCACGATCGATGCGATTTTCGACCTGTTTGGCGACGATGTCATGGTCTACATGGATCAGGCCTACGATCCTGCAGATCTCACGGCCATCGCCGAGAGCCTGCCGGGAGTTGTGGCAGCCGAAGTGTCCAGTCATCGCGTGGCGTCCACAGAATTGGAAAGTGGACAGAGCATCCAGGTTTCCCTGCGCGGAGTTCCAATGGATTCGAAGATGTTCAACCCGCGCATTGTCAGCGGGAGCGGCCTGCCTTTCGGCGATGAGCGTGCCGTGCTGATCAACAGCGTGTTCGCTGAGGAAAATGGCGTCGAAGTCGGCGACGAGGTTGCCTTCACGATCCTAGGTTCGGAGTCAACCTGGAGAGTGGCGGGAGTCACGCTCGACGTGGACAGCTCGCAATTCGAATTCTTTGTTCCCTTCGACGTGTTGGCGAACGAAATCTCTGCGGAACACCTGGTTCACTTCGTACAACTCAAAATCGAGCAGCCGGGCATCGAGTCCGAAAAGCGAATAGCAGAGACGCTGAGCGACCGCTATGAGGAACATGGCTACGGAACGACGGGCTACTGGAGTCTCAGCGAGGGCCGCAAACAGAATGTGGATATGTTTGGCACGCTGACCTATACCCTGATGTCGATGGCAATTCTGGCGGCCGTCGTGGGAAGCATCGGTTTGATGAGCACCATGTCGATCAACGTCGTCGAGCGCTTGCGCGAGATTGGCGTGATGCGGTCGGTGGGCGCCTCATCTCCATCCATCGTGGCCATCTTCG comes from Anaerolineales bacterium and encodes:
- a CDS encoding FtsX-like permease family protein, whose protein sequence is MSVTWKKVWRDLTRNKARTVLAVLATAVGVFALGLTFGLSGVMRESMTEAHKAVLPDQITFYGGPFDQDAANLLLDEPDVVAVEGERNAMIRWKLEGEQDWRNGLLYTRHDYENQTTYFVQRVDGQWPAGETLDVERLASDYFDIPTGSSVLIETAGGEAELPVAGVVREHMVFPPLWGGNAVFFSTSETANWVTGVNIEYTKLRVRIDDYDEETVHATAQRMQDKLELQGYRVELYDITDPEVHWNQDLIDSSFLIWAVLGVMSLGLSGFLIVNTMTALITQQVWQIGVMKSVGATANQLVRTYLMTALIYGLLAVLIAVPLGAVGANWLAVFMLNLLNIEHATFHLDPGTVTLQILIGLSVPILAALIPIINGVRITAHKAMSRHGIGNGFGDCRFDRFIARVRRVPRPMALSLRNTFRRKARVALTLVTLVLSGVMFTMILTMDKSFAATIDAIFDLFGDDVMVYMDQAYDPADLTAIAESLPGVVAAEVSSHRVASTELESGQSIQVSLRGVPMDSKMFNPRIVSGSGLPFGDERAVLINSVFAEENGVEVGDEVAFTILGSESTWRVAGVTLDVDSSQFEFFVPFDVLANEISAEHLVHFVQLKIEQPGIESEKRIAETLSDRYEEHGYGTTGYWSLSEGRKQNVDMFGTLTYTLMSMAILAAVVGSIGLMSTMSINVVERLREIGVMRSVGASSPSIVAIFVTEGVLLGLISWLLAVPLSVPCAKLFTDVIGQTVVGFGLDFEYAVDGVIIWLSIVLVLSALASLWPALKATRVSVRETLAYE